From the genome of Miscanthus floridulus cultivar M001 chromosome 10, ASM1932011v1, whole genome shotgun sequence, one region includes:
- the LOC136484832 gene encoding chalcone synthase 2-like, whose amino-acid sequence MGSLKEPDLNNHRMGSRREGGNATILGVGKAVPLHEFQQNSFADYYFEISRSNHMVDLKAKFANICEKTMIEKRHFYMSDEMLRESPSITAYCSPSLTRRQELADVGVPELGVEAARKAMSDWGKEASDITHLVASTSSSGCMPGADCELARLLGLRPSTKRFMLYQTGCHGGCTALHLSKDLAENNPGARVLVVCAEVCTLSLRGPSASHMGDLVGQAILGDAAGAVVVGCNPTAEEHAMFELVMACQETVPGTEEALVSKLREEGIVYTLDRDIPRHVSGSVERLVELVLQEATVPVPDLNEVFWVVHPGGRGILDRIESKLGLGEKKLAASRAVMRQYGNTRCSSVILVLEEMRRMSEQLGLRTVGEGLDWGLLVGYGPGITVEAILLHALPNKLKP is encoded by the exons ATGGGTTCTTTGAAGGAACCAGATCTGAATAATCATCGAATGGGCAGTCGTCGTGAAGGCGGGAATGCAACCATTTTGGGAGTCGGCAAAGCTGTTCCATTGCACGAGTTTCAACAAAATTCATTCGCTGATTACTATTTTGAGATTAGCAGAAGCAATCACATGGTGGATTTGAAGGCAAAGTTTGCAAACATTT GTGAGAAGACCATGATCGAGAAGCGACACTTTTACATGTCCGACGAAATGTTGAGGGAAAGCCCGTCCATCACGGCGTACTGCTCCCCTTCCCTCACCCGGCGGCAGGAGCTCGCCGATGTGGGCGTACCCGAGCTCGGCGTGGAGGCGGCACGCAAGGCCATGAGTGACTGGGGCAAGGAGGCCTCCGACATCACCCATCTCGTGGCCAGCACGTCAAGCAGCGGCTGCATGCCTGGCGCAGACTGTGAGCTCGCCAGGCTCCTCGGCCTCAGGCCATCGACCAAGCGCTTTATGCTGTACCAGACCGGCTGCCACGGTGGCTGCACCGCCCTTCACCTTTCCAAGGACCTTGCGGAGAACAACCCCGGCGCCCGGGTGCTTGTGGTATGCGCCGAGGTGTGCACCCTGTCGCTTCGAGGCCCCTCGGCGTCCCACATGGGGGACCTCGTCGGCCAGGCCATCTTGGGTGACGCCGCCGGTGCTGTTGTGGTGGGCTGCAACCCCACCGCCGAAGAGCACGCCATGTTTGAGCTTGTGATGGCGTGTCAAGAGACCGTGCCGGGGACGGAGGAGGCCTTGGTGTCCAAGCTCCGGGAGGAAGGGATAGTGTACACCCTGGACCGAGACATACCCCGGCATGTGTCCGGTTCCGTGGAGAGGTTGGTGGAGCTTGTGCTGCAGGAGGCCACGGTGCCCGTTCCAGACTTGAACGAGGTCTTCTGGGTGGTGCATCCAGGTGGACGGGGCATACTGGACAGGATTGAGAGCAAGCTGGGGCTGGGGGAGAAGAAGCTGGCGGCGTCAAGGGCCGTGATGAGGCAATATGGCAACACAAGGTGTTCCTCTGTCATCCTAGTTTTGGAAGAGATGCGGCGGATGTCGGAGCAGCTGGGTCTGCGCACGGTGGGTGAAGGCCTCGACTGGGGACTCCTCGTTGGCTATGGCCCAGGCATCACCGTCGAAGCTATCCTACTCCACGCGCTGCCAAACAAATTGAAACCATAG